In the Solanum pennellii chromosome 5, SPENNV200 genome, one interval contains:
- the LOC107019376 gene encoding nudix hydrolase 2-like, with amino-acid sequence MEENRQVFEADEDAYGGMDVHIKDSMDSVKFIAMLRASITQWTNQGKKGVWIKLHIEYSHLVNDAVKEGFWYHHAEATYLMLVYWIPQTPHTIPSNASHRVGIGALVINDNGEVLVVQEKNGTFKGTGVWKLPTGVFDEGEDICDAAIREVHEETGIKAEFVELLAFRQSHKSFFGKSDLFFVCMLKPLSYIIHKQDSEIEGTKWMAIEEYAAQPFIKKHEMFNKIAEICIAKKEDKYNGFSKVLMTSAFSTKRTYLYYNQNQ; translated from the exons ATGGAGGAAAATAGACAAGTGTTTGAGGCTGATGAAGATGCATATGGAGGCATGGATGTACATATCAAGGACTCAATGGATTCTGTCAAATTCATTGCTATGCTTAGGGCATCCATTACACAATGGACGAATC aaggaAAGAAGGGTGTTTGGATTAAATTGCATATAGAATATTCCCACCTAGTTAACGATGCAGTCAAG GAAGGATTTTGGTATCACCATGCAGAGGCAACATACTTGATGTTGGTATATTGGATTCCTCAAACTCCTCATACTATTCCTTCTAATGCTTCTCATAGAGTTGGTATTGGGGCTCTTGTTATTAATGATAATGGAGAG GTGCTAGTAgttcaagaaaaaaatgggaCATTCAAGGGCACAGGGGTGTGGAAACTGCCTACTGGGGTTTTTGATGAG GGGGAGGATATATGTGATGCTGCAATAAGAGAAGTACATGAAGAAACTGGA ATCAAAGCAGAATTTGTGGAGCTACTTGCATTcag GCAAAGTCATAAATCATTCTTTGGGAAATCAGATTTATTCTTTGTTTGCATGCTTAAGCCACTCTCTTATATCATCCACAAACAAGATTCTGAAATCGAGGGAACCAAG TGGATGGCTATTGAGGAATATGCAGCACAACCTTTTATAAAGAAGCATGAAATGTTCAATAAAATAGCAGAGATTTGCATAGCAAAAAAAGAGGACAAATATAATGGCTTCTCCAAAGTGCTTATGACTTCTGCATTTTCTACTAAGAGGACTTATTTGTACTACAATCAAAACCAATAG